In Spirosoma pollinicola, the genomic window TCCAGCTTAAAGGTATAGTTCGCTATTGATTGTCCATCTATTCGAATGCTGGTCGGCGTTAATTCTACCTTTTTGTTATCTTCATATCGCTCAATAAGAGGACCATACAAAGCAATTGTTTGTTTGTTAATTGGGATAGTTGTGCCTTTCTTAGGCACATTCAGCGGGCCAAAATTATCCTGATTCCAATTGTATGCAGAGCTTCCGTAGATACGGGCATCGGGTTGACCAGCTTGATCAGCTATAGGGTCAATGCCTTTGATCCAATCAAAACTCCGGAATTTATTGATTACATCCAGCGTCGTATTCACTCGATAGCCAACCAGAAACGACGTTTTGGTTGAGTCATTATACGCTTCCAGAGGCTGCCAGTTAATAAACGGACCTTCTTCCGATTTAAAGTCATTAACGATATCGTATTTACGAAAAAATCGTTCATCGAGTACCTCGGTCGTTTTAATGAAGTAGCTGGTTTCTGATCGGGTCGGCACAGGCAGAACCTTACCGTTTATATACACCTGCTCCTGCCGGATTTCCAGAACATCTCCTGGAATACCAATGCATCGTTTAATGAAATTGGTCTTTAAATCGGTTGGATACGCCGGTTCATTTGGCTTTGCGGGTGGGTAATTGAATACAACAACATCGCCATTTTTCACATGCGTAAAACCGGGTAGCCGAAATGAAGGCAATTGAATAGCCGTACTATAAGACGGAATGTTTGTACCCCAAATTTTCTGATGTGTAAGGGGCACCTGCAATGGTGTTTTAGGGGTGCGAATGCCATAATGAAGCTTACTGACGAACAGAAAATCGCCTACCATCAAGCTATTTTCCATAGAGGGCGTGGGAATTGCATACGCTTCAACGGTCAGGAAACGGATAAGCGTTGCGGCTATTACGGCAAAGAAAATAGAATCGAGCCATTCCCGCAGGGGCGATTTTCTGGGTTTTAACGGCTTCCTGGCCGTCAAAGTTTTCTTCCTGAACATAGTATAAACCGATAAGAATGATATAAATAGTTCATCATGATCTCAAGATGCCTACCTAACAAAGGGAAATATATGTAGCACTATCTAAAGTGACAGTCTATTTTACAGAAACGGTCTTATACGTTGCTGAATAGTATGCTTGACCTACTGAACTACTAGTATGTATATCTATTTTCTATCAGACAATCAGCAGTTAATTTTCTACTCTTAACAAAAGGTGTCTG contains:
- the lepB gene encoding signal peptidase I; this translates as MFRKKTLTARKPLKPRKSPLREWLDSIFFAVIAATLIRFLTVEAYAIPTPSMENSLMVGDFLFVSKLHYGIRTPKTPLQVPLTHQKIWGTNIPSYSTAIQLPSFRLPGFTHVKNGDVVVFNYPPAKPNEPAYPTDLKTNFIKRCIGIPGDVLEIRQEQVYINGKVLPVPTRSETSYFIKTTEVLDERFFRKYDIVNDFKSEEGPFINWQPLEAYNDSTKTSFLVGYRVNTTLDVINKFRSFDWIKGIDPIADQAGQPDARIYGSSAYNWNQDNFGPLNVPKKGTTIPINKQTIALYGPLIERYEDNKKVELTPTSIRIDGQSIANYTFKLDYYFMMGDNRHNSEDSRYWGFVPEDHIVGKAVFVWMSLDPVPADIWHKIRWSRVGRLIN